In the genome of Denticeps clupeoides chromosome 13, fDenClu1.1, whole genome shotgun sequence, one region contains:
- the LOC114802085 gene encoding myelin protein zero-like protein 2, with protein MGANRLQLLLVLLLLGLASSVRAMRVYTSGEVEAVNGTDARLKCTFKSSHTIQPSSVTVTWTFRPLSSGDEESVFYYHTRPYPPTEGRFQNKVVWAGDITGRDASITVRQVKFIYNGTFTCQVKNPPDVHGNLGTVRLKVVTTASMSDIVILACAVVGSIVLVMIVLGVLVWTRTCRLGRGRGDEGAVHRDEKDISMW; from the exons TCAGGGCGATGAGGGTGTACACGTCCGGCGAGGTGGAGGCCGTAAACGGCACAGACGCTCGGCTGAAATGCACCTTCAAGAGCAGCCACACCATCCAGCCGTCCAGTGTCACCGTCACCTGGACCTTCCGGCCTCTCAGCTCTGGGGACGAGGAGTCG GTCTTTTACTACCACACCCGGCCGTACCCGCCCACAGAGGGACGCTTCCAGAACAAAGTGGTCTGGGCCGGTGACATTACGGGGCGGGACGCCTCCATCACTGTCCGACAGGTGAAGTTCATCTACAACGGCACCTTCACCTGCCAGGTGAAGAACCCCCCTGACGTCCACGGGAACCTGGGCACGGTGCGGCTGAAGGTCGTGACGACAG CCTCCATGTCGGACATCGTGATCCTGGCCTGTGCCGTTGTGGGCAGCATCGTTCTGGTGATGATTGTCCTCGGCGTCCTTGTATGGACGCGGACTTGCCGCCTGGGGAGGGGCCGCGGAGACGAGGGCGCGGTCCATCGAGATGAGAAGGACATCAGCATGTGGTGA